One part of the Mycobacterium marinum genome encodes these proteins:
- a CDS encoding lysophospholipid acyltransferase family protein produces MWYYLFKYIFMGWLFTLLGRPKVEGLEHIPSSGPAILASNHLAVADSFYLPLVVRRRITFLAKAEYFTGTGVKGWINRWFYSVSGQVPIDRTNSDAAQAALETAAGLLRQGKLLGMYPEGTRSPDGRLYKGKTGLARLALHTGVPVIPVAMIGTNVVNPPGRKMLRFGRVIVRFGKPMDFSRFEGLAGNHFIERAVTDEVMYELMGLSGQEYVDIYAASIKNGGKGDDDGSGDAVRIPETAAG; encoded by the coding sequence ATGTGGTACTACCTATTCAAGTACATCTTCATGGGCTGGCTCTTTACCCTGCTGGGGCGGCCGAAAGTCGAAGGGCTGGAACACATCCCGAGCTCCGGGCCGGCTATTCTCGCCAGTAATCACCTCGCTGTGGCCGACAGTTTCTACCTGCCGTTGGTCGTGCGTCGTCGGATCACCTTCCTGGCGAAGGCCGAATACTTCACCGGTACCGGCGTGAAAGGCTGGATCAACCGCTGGTTCTACAGCGTCTCCGGGCAGGTGCCGATCGACCGCACCAATTCCGACGCGGCACAGGCCGCACTGGAAACCGCCGCGGGACTGCTGCGCCAGGGCAAGCTGCTGGGCATGTACCCAGAAGGCACCCGCTCGCCCGACGGTCGCCTCTACAAAGGCAAGACGGGCCTGGCTCGGCTGGCGCTGCACACCGGAGTTCCGGTCATCCCGGTGGCGATGATCGGCACCAATGTCGTCAACCCGCCGGGACGCAAGATGTTGCGCTTCGGCCGCGTCATCGTTCGTTTCGGCAAGCCGATGGATTTCTCGCGGTTCGAGGGTCTGGCCGGCAACCACTTCATCGAGCGGGCCGTCACCGACGAAGTGATGTACGAGCTGATGGGGCTCTCGGGCCAGGAGTACGTCGACATCTACGCCGCCAGCATCAAGAACGGCGGCAAGGGGGATGACGACGGGTCCGGGGACGCCGTACGGATTCCCGAAACCGCCGCCGGATAA